A genomic window from Solanum stenotomum isolate F172 chromosome 10, ASM1918654v1, whole genome shotgun sequence includes:
- the LOC125842775 gene encoding uncharacterized protein LOC125842775 — MPRARATRLGGRQPPRSELRPQLGIGVAAEQAPAGHAPPVHDDRLDRIFWLLERLAQGAAGIPAGLQAWVGAYAPGYPHQIPVVPEPVVQPPQVPAPVVGVPVSLEVALADDDQVCYERLQKMKPPQFHGAKTDDAHEFLTLSREMLAAVRMLDERGVRFVCLQLRGVAREWLRTFMSSRPAGSPPMEWSEFASAFEGRFIPWSVQEESRMRFESLVQGSMSVADYEARFCQLSRHASALISGEPERIRRFVRGLTPAIRSYVFRSSREGASFQTIVSAAREAELLERVDFGGPKKVRTGGQYSGISSGGRGPHRGGGSFLRQRSVDASLPAIEGGPAAQGPPGSGRGGYNITSGSSQSGSTSRSCYGCGDPGHLIRQCPHQTQSGPHRTVSAVPERDSAPPARGRGRGPASGRGGRAMSRGASGTSGSQSGGRGAQCYAFPGRPEAKASDAVITGIISVRHRPASVLFDLGSTFSYVSTYFASGLELTCYRMYVPIRVSTPVGEPLVVNRVYRSCLVVLSGYETWVDMILLDTLDFDVILGTDWLSPYHALLDCYAKTVTLAFPGIPRVEWRGTSGSYPNNRGCLSYLAFIRDVGVESPVMESISVVQEIPDMFPEDRPGVPPVRDIDLEAGTKPISIPPYRMAPTELKELKDQIQDLLSKRFIRPSVSPWGAPVLFLKKNDGSMKMCIDYRQLNKVTVKNKYPLPRIDDLFDQLYGAALFSKIDLRSGYHQLRIKPSDVVKTTFRTRYGHYEFLVMSFGLTNAPATFMELMNGVFRPYLDSFVIVFIDDIFVYSKTEADHVCHLRAVLQKLRDEKLYAKLSNCEFWLESVAFLGHVVSKDGVRVDPAKIEAVQGWTRPTSPTEIRSFVGLAGYYRRFVQGFSTIAAPLTRLTQQTVPFHWSPECEASFQRLKSLLTSAPVLTLPEEGVGFTVYCDASGVGLGGVLMQKVELALAALCKFWLDYVEVNMSEKEMNDSQAGHRDDIDDINSVYNPAQSG; from the exons ATGCCGAGGGCTAGAGCTACCAGGTTAGGGGGGAGGCAGCCCCCGAGGTCAGAGTTGaggccccagctaggg ATTGGAGTAGCTGCAGAGCAGGCTCCTGCGGGCCATGCACCCCCAGTTCATGATGACAGACTCGATAGGATATTTTGGTTATTGGAGCGTCTTGCTCAGGGTGCAGCAGGTATACCAGCGGGGTTACAAGCTTGGGTAGGGGCATATGCCCCTGGTTATCCACATCAGATTCCAGTGGTTCCAGAGCCGGTGGTTCAGCCACCACAGGTTCCAGCACCGGTTGTAGGTGTACCGGTGTCCCTTGAGGTGGCCTTGGCAGATGATGACCAGGTCTGCTATGAGCGGTTACAGAAAATGAAACCACCTCAGTTTCATGGTGCTAAGACTGATGATGCTCACGAGTTTTTGACCTTGAGTCGAGAGATGTTGGCAGCGGTACGCATGTTAGATGAGAGGGGCGTCCGATTTGTGTGCCTTCAGTTACGCGGTGTCGCTAGGGAGTGGCTGAGGACCTTCATGAGTTCGAGACCAGCGGGATCTCCTCCCATGGAGTGGAGTGAGTTTGCTAGTGCCTTCGAGGGTCGTTTCATCCCTTGGAGTGTACAAGAGGAGAGCCGTATGAGGTTTGAGAGTTTGGTGCAGGGTAGCATGTCAGTCGCAGATTACGAGGCTCGATTCTGTCAGTTGTCGAGACATGCCTCTGCTTTGATTTCAGGTGAGCCTGAGCGGATTCGCAGATTTGTCAGGGGTTTGACTCCCGCTATCCGTAGTTATGTGTTTAGATCATCTCGAGAGGGTGCTTCCTTCCAGACTATAGTGAGTGCAGCCAGAGAGGCTGAGTTGCTTGAGCGGGTTGATTTTGGTGGGCCCAAGAAGGTCCGTACAGGTGGTCAGTATTCGGGTATCTCGTCAGGAGGTAGGGGCCCACACAGGGGAGGCGGGTCTTTCCTGCGTCAGAGGTCAGTAGATGCTTCATTACCAGCTATCGAGGGTGGGCCAGCAGCTCAGGGTCCTCCAGGTTCGGGTCGAGGTGGTTATAACATTACTTCGGGTTCTTCACAGTCAGGATCCACATCGAGGTCTTGTTATGGTTGCGGGGATCCAGGCCACTTGATTCGTCAGTGTCCACATCAGACTCAGTCTGGACCACACCGTACTGTCTCCGCGGTCCCAGAGAGAGATTCAGCACCTCCGGCTAGAGGTCGGGGTCGGGGACCGGCATCTGGTAGAGGCGGACGAGCTATGAGTAGAGGTGCAAGTGGCACCTCAGGTTCACAGAGTGGGGGCAGAGGTGCCCAATGTTATGCTTTTCCTGGGAGGCCCGAGGCTAAGGCTTCTGATGCAGTTATCACAGGTATCATCTCAGTTCGTCATCGACCTGCTTCCGTGTTATTTGATCTTGGTTCTACATTCTCATATGTGTCTACATATTTTGCTTCCGGCCTTGAGTTGACTTGTTATCGTATGTATGTGCCTATTAGAGTCTCTACACCCGTAGGTGAACCCTTAGTGGTGAATCGAGTGTATCGATCTTGTCTTGTTGTCTTATCGGGGTATGAGACTTGGGTGGATATGATTCTTCTTGATacgttagactttgatgtcatattgGGTACGGACTGGCTTTCCCCATATCATGCGCTTCTTGATTGTTATGCTAAGACTGTCACCTTAGCTTTTCCGGGTATTCCTAGAGTGGAGTGGAGAGGGACTAGTGGTTCGTATCCCAACAACCGGGGTTGTTTATCTTATTTGGCCTTTATTCGGGATGTTGGAGTTGAGTCACCGGTCATGGAGTCTATTTCGGTGGTTCAGGAAATCCCTGATATGTTTCCCGAGGATCGACCTGGTGTTCCTCCTGTCCGTGATATTGACTTGGAGGCAGGCACCAAGCCCATATCTATTCCAccttatcgtatggctccaactgagttgaaggagttgaaggatcagatTCAGGACTTATTGAGTAAAAGATTCATACGCCCTAGTGTGTCGCCTTGGGGTGCACCGGTCTTATTTCTGAAGAAGAATGATGGGTCGATGaagatgtgtattgactatagacagttgaacaaggtaacGGTGAAGAACAAATATCCCCTTCCTcgtattgatgacttgtttgatcagctttACGGAGCAGCCTTGTTCTCTAAGATCGACTTGAGATCTGGGTATCATCAGTTGAGGATTAAGCCTTCAGATGTGGTGAAGACAACTTTTCGCAcacgatatggtcattatgagtttttggtgatgtcatttgggctCACCAATGCCCCTGCGACGTTCATGGAGTTGATGAATGGAGTGTTTCGCCCATACTTGGATTCCTtcgtgattgtgtttattgatgacatctttgTATATTCCAAGACCGAGGCGGATCATGTTTGTCATTTGAGGGCCGTGCTACAGAAGTTGAGAGATGAgaagttgtatgctaaattgtCTAactgtgagttttggcttgagtcagtGGCTTTCCTAGGGCACGTGGTGTCTAAGGATGGAGTTAGGGTTGATCCGGCCAAGATTGAGGCGGTTCAGGGTTGGACTAGACCTACATCACCTACCGAGATTCGGAGTTTTGTTGGCTTGGCGGGTTACTATCGGCGTTTTGTTCAAGGATTCTCTACTATAGCTGCGCCGTTGACCAGATTGACTCAGCAGACGGTTCCTTTTCATTGGTCACCcgagtgtgaggcgagcttcCAAAGGCTCAAATCCCTATTGACTTCAGCACCTGTCTTGACTTTGCCAGAGGAGGGTGTTGGATTtactgtttattgtgacgcttcGGGTGTTGGACTTGGAGGTGTTTTGATGCAGAAGG